One genomic window of Quercus lobata isolate SW786 chromosome 9, ValleyOak3.0 Primary Assembly, whole genome shotgun sequence includes the following:
- the LOC115960657 gene encoding SWR1 complex subunit 2 isoform X1, which produces METSKEQEEEAHAFLDRTSRPTRGKRMNKLLDEEIEEDELFWNQEALKDEENDVNYEEEQEVADEFDSDFDEDEPEPDEEVENDVEDRSRPKKRLIFPGKTLAKRKTKKKDLSKLEADPNDEKPAQKSGSREHHDGPDDNEGERTIRKSTRTSVIVRQAERDAIRAALQATMKPIKRKKEGEEKKMTQEEMLLEAAQTEIMNLRNLERVLAREEEVKKRAIVHKAVYSGPQIRFFSKDGSSYLEFSKGLSFLSEISTTPVPYPEKAVCAVTGLPARYRDPKTGLPYATKEAFKIIRERYADENSGVPKEMDMGDLFDSLSGTGFSAKRKRSVTPNKSEVSYLRYLARFRRIPAIESEEDSE; this is translated from the exons ATGGAGACCTctaaagaacaagaagaagaagcacatGCATTCCTCGATCGCACCTCTCGACCAACGAGAGGGAAGAGAATGAATAAGCTGCTCGACgaggaaattgaagaagacGAGCTTTTCTGGAATCAAGAGGCTCTTAAAGAt GAAGAGAATGATGTTAATTATGAAGAAGAGCAAGAGGTTGCTGATGAGTTTGATAGTGACTTTGATGAAGAT GAGCCCGAGCCAGATGAAGAAGTAGAAAACGATGTTGAGGACAG GTCGCGTCCAAAGAAGAGACTAATATTCCCCGGAAAGACTCTAGCGAAGAGGAAAACGAAAAAGAAAGACCTCTCGAAGTTAGAAGCCGATCCCAATGATGAAAAACCAGCTCAAAAGTCTGGCTCCCGTGAACACCATGATGGCCCTGATGACAATGAAGGAGAGAGGACGATCAGGAAATCTACTAGAACTTCGGTCATTGTTAGGCAAGCTGAGAGAGATGCAATACGCGCAGCTCTGCAAGCAACAATGAAG ccaataaaaaggaaaaaggaaggagaggagaagaagatgacCCAAGAAGAGATGCTCTTGGAAGCAGCTCAAACAG AAATCATGAACTTGAGGAACTTGGAGCGTGTTTTAGCAAGGGAGGAAGAAGTTAAGAAAAGAGCAATTGTGCATAAAGCTGTCTACAGTGGCCCGCAGATACGATTTTTTTCAAAGGACG GTTCTTCATATTTAGAATTCAGTAAAGGATTGTCATTTCTGTCAGAGATTTCTACAACACCTGTTCCTT ATCCGGAGAAGGCTGTATGTGCAGTTACTGGTTTGCCTGCCAG GTATCGTGATCCAAAGACAGGGCTGCCTTATGCTACAAAAGAAGCATTCAAAATCATTCGTGAACG CTATGCTGATGAGAATAGTGGGGTCCCAAAGGAAATGGACATGGGAGATTTATTTGATTCACTTTCCGGGACAGGGTTTTCTGCTAAGCGTAAGAGATCAGTGACACCAAATAAAAGTGAAGTATCATATCTGCGATACTTGGCTCGTTTCCGCAGAATTCCTGCCATTGAAAGTGAAGAAGATTCAGAATAG
- the LOC115960657 gene encoding SWR1 complex subunit 2 isoform X2: protein MKRMMLIMKKSKRLLMSLIVTLMKMSRPKKRLIFPGKTLAKRKTKKKDLSKLEADPNDEKPAQKSGSREHHDGPDDNEGERTIRKSTRTSVIVRQAERDAIRAALQATMKPIKRKKEGEEKKMTQEEMLLEAAQTEIMNLRNLERVLAREEEVKKRAIVHKAVYSGPQIRFFSKDGSSYLEFSKGLSFLSEISTTPVPYPEKAVCAVTGLPARYRDPKTGLPYATKEAFKIIRERYADENSGVPKEMDMGDLFDSLSGTGFSAKRKRSVTPNKSEVSYLRYLARFRRIPAIESEEDSE from the exons At GAAGAGAATGATGTTAATTATGAAGAAGAGCAAGAGGTTGCTGATGAGTTTGATAGTGACTTTGATGAAGAT GTCGCGTCCAAAGAAGAGACTAATATTCCCCGGAAAGACTCTAGCGAAGAGGAAAACGAAAAAGAAAGACCTCTCGAAGTTAGAAGCCGATCCCAATGATGAAAAACCAGCTCAAAAGTCTGGCTCCCGTGAACACCATGATGGCCCTGATGACAATGAAGGAGAGAGGACGATCAGGAAATCTACTAGAACTTCGGTCATTGTTAGGCAAGCTGAGAGAGATGCAATACGCGCAGCTCTGCAAGCAACAATGAAG ccaataaaaaggaaaaaggaaggagaggagaagaagatgacCCAAGAAGAGATGCTCTTGGAAGCAGCTCAAACAG AAATCATGAACTTGAGGAACTTGGAGCGTGTTTTAGCAAGGGAGGAAGAAGTTAAGAAAAGAGCAATTGTGCATAAAGCTGTCTACAGTGGCCCGCAGATACGATTTTTTTCAAAGGACG GTTCTTCATATTTAGAATTCAGTAAAGGATTGTCATTTCTGTCAGAGATTTCTACAACACCTGTTCCTT ATCCGGAGAAGGCTGTATGTGCAGTTACTGGTTTGCCTGCCAG GTATCGTGATCCAAAGACAGGGCTGCCTTATGCTACAAAAGAAGCATTCAAAATCATTCGTGAACG CTATGCTGATGAGAATAGTGGGGTCCCAAAGGAAATGGACATGGGAGATTTATTTGATTCACTTTCCGGGACAGGGTTTTCTGCTAAGCGTAAGAGATCAGTGACACCAAATAAAAGTGAAGTATCATATCTGCGATACTTGGCTCGTTTCCGCAGAATTCCTGCCATTGAAAGTGAAGAAGATTCAGAATAG